One region of Carya illinoinensis cultivar Pawnee chromosome 8, C.illinoinensisPawnee_v1, whole genome shotgun sequence genomic DNA includes:
- the LOC122274477 gene encoding uncharacterized protein LOC122274477, with translation MAAPRSRSTMDQPGDGVKRGKKATVFTVECDFNEITHQREKFGAANKPYRQMVQFRNALSFCNLYDLGFTGDRFTWSNNREGRQFTKERLDRACGNTTWLNLFANHKVSHLDCSQSDHKPILVQTTDTSIIGKKKRIFRSESAWSKEEDCEDLIRNAWISSNRTSKLHSTLQGLNHCQEKLKAWSKTKRRDQGKLLKEKTELLKHLHEINQGDLFEKIKKVKQDINFLMDVENLKWQQRAKQA, from the exons ATGGCGGCTCCAAGGAGCAGGAGCACCATGGATCAACCTGGAGATGGAGTCAAGAGGGGGAAGAAGGCAACAGTGTTCACTGTGGAGT GTGACTTCAATGAGATCACCCACCAAAGGGAGAAATTTGGTGCTGCAAATAAACCCTACAGACAAATGGTTCAATTCAGGAATGCACTGTCTTTCTGCAACCTTTATGACTTGGGTTTCACTGGAGATAGGTTCACATGGTCAAATAACAGGGAGGGAAGGCAATTTACTAAGGAAAGACTCGATAGGGCATGTGGTAACACCACTTGGCTTAACCTTTTTGCAAATCATAAGGTGTCCCATCTAGACTGCTCTCAATCGGATCATAAACCAATATTAGTTCAGACAACAGACACAAGCATcatagggaagaagaagaggatttTTAGGTCTGAGTCAGCCTGGTCTAAGGAAGAGGATTGTGAGGACCTCATTAGAAATGCCTGGATCTCCTCTAACAGAACAAGCAAACTACACAGCACCCTACAAGGGCTCAACCACTGCCAAGAGAAACTCAAGGCTTGGAGCAAGACCAAGAGAAGGGATCAAGGGAaactattaaaagaaaaaactgagctACTTAAGCATTTACATGAGATAAACCAGGGAGACCTATTTGAGAAAATCAAGAAGGTCAAACAAGACATCAATTTCCTCATGGATGTTGAGAACCTAAAGTGGCAACAAAGAGCAAAACAAGCATAG
- the LOC122274478 gene encoding uncharacterized protein LOC122274478, producing the protein MVEDITRRWESLKLTKEEQEEITLPDKVVLSYNIKGELCLLAKIFNYRTANREAFKTTMSKIWNTEGWLTFKELETNQFLIEFQLHSDKQKVLQGRPWSFDRHLVCMKELEGILSLSEVHFLTEPFWIQVHNLPFAGMNKEMGMLVGAGLERVLEVEVDIEGYGWGSFSRIKAEVNVTKPLVRGHFLKFGNKQSWLSFKYERLPISVSSVGASCTRKEFV; encoded by the coding sequence ATGGTAGAGGACATCACCAGAAGATGGGAGTCGCTGAAACTAACAAAAGAAGAACAGGAAGAGATCACCCTTCCAGACAAAGTTGTTCTATCATATAACATAAAAGGAGAACTCTGCCTCCTAGCAAAGATTTTTAATTACAGGACAGCTAACAGGGAAGCTTTCAAGACGACCATGTCCAAGATATGGAATACAGAGGGGTGGCTTACATTCAAAGAACTCGAAACAAACCAATTCCTCATAGAATTCCAACTTCATTCAGATAAGCAAAAGGTTTTGCAGGGACGTCCATGGTCTTTCGACCGTCATCTAGTTTGCATGAAAGAGCTTGAGGGAATTCTTTCCCTTTCTGAGGTTCATTTCCTTACTGAACCTTTCTGGATCCAGGTTCATAATCTTCCTTTCGCAGGAATGAATAAAGAAATGGGAATGCTAGTGGGTGCTGGCCTCGAAAGAGTACTTGAGGTGGAAGTAGATATAGAAGGCTATGGATGGGGAAGCTTCTCAAGAATTAAGGCAGAAGTCAATGTAACTAAACCTCTCGTAAGAGGTCATTTCCTCAAGTTTGGCAATAAGCAGTCCTGGCTCTCTTTCAAGTACGAGCGTCTACCCATTTCTGTTTCAAGTGTGGGCGCCTCATGCACGAGAAAGGAATTTGTCTAG